A stretch of the Sphingosinithalassobacter tenebrarum genome encodes the following:
- a CDS encoding FtsB family cell division protein: MSRKSTVSSILRSAGMPAVALISMAFFGYYAVLGPNGAMAHPEVKQQLEARQAEYQRLDKQRADLKNRVDLLDPEGADPDLVEELARKKLNVARPDEVIVPLK, from the coding sequence ATGTCGCGTAAGTCAACTGTTTCTTCGATCCTTCGCAGCGCGGGAATGCCCGCGGTGGCGCTGATTTCGATGGCCTTTTTCGGCTATTATGCCGTGCTGGGCCCGAACGGCGCGATGGCGCATCCCGAAGTTAAGCAGCAGCTTGAGGCCCGGCAGGCCGAATATCAGCGGCTCGACAAGCAGCGCGCCGATCTTAAGAACCGCGTCGACCTTCTCGATCCCGAGGGCGCCGATCCCGATTTGGTCGAGGAGCTTGCGCGCAAGAAGCTGAATGTCGCGCGGCCTGACGAGGTTATCGTTCCGCTCAAATAA
- the pdhA gene encoding pyruvate dehydrogenase (acetyl-transferring) E1 component subunit alpha produces the protein MAKTPATRRKSEPAKPNRERPNEPQRYKAEKEELLELYKRMLLIRRFEEKAGQLYGLGLIGGFCHLYIGQEAVAVGLQSALDHEKDSVITGYRDHGHMLAYGLDPKVIMAELTGREAGISKGKGGSMHMFSTDHKFYGGHGIVGAQVPLGTGLAFAHKYNEDGGVTLAYFGDGAANQGQVYEAFNMAELWKLPIVFVIENNQYAMGTSVNRSSAEDQLFKRGESFRIPGIQVDGMDVLAARGAAEEALKWVRDGKGPIILEMKTYRYRGHSMSDPAKYRSREEVQSIREKSDPIEHAKRDLEAVGVKEDELKTLEKEIRKIVNEAADFAETTPEPDAGELYTDVLVEKY, from the coding sequence GTGGCAAAGACCCCGGCGACGCGCCGAAAAAGCGAACCTGCGAAACCCAATCGTGAACGGCCGAACGAACCGCAACGGTACAAGGCCGAGAAAGAGGAACTGCTCGAGCTCTACAAGCGGATGCTGCTCATCCGCCGGTTCGAGGAGAAGGCGGGGCAGCTTTACGGCCTCGGTCTGATCGGCGGTTTCTGCCACCTCTATATCGGTCAGGAAGCCGTCGCGGTCGGGCTTCAGTCGGCGCTCGATCACGAGAAGGATTCAGTGATCACCGGTTATCGCGATCACGGTCACATGCTTGCCTATGGCCTCGATCCCAAGGTGATCATGGCCGAACTCACCGGCCGCGAAGCCGGGATTTCGAAGGGCAAGGGCGGGTCGATGCACATGTTCTCGACCGACCACAAATTCTATGGCGGTCACGGCATTGTCGGCGCGCAGGTGCCGCTCGGCACCGGGCTCGCCTTCGCGCACAAATATAACGAGGACGGCGGCGTGACGCTCGCCTATTTCGGCGACGGTGCGGCCAATCAGGGCCAGGTCTACGAAGCCTTCAACATGGCCGAGCTTTGGAAACTGCCGATCGTTTTCGTGATCGAGAACAATCAGTATGCGATGGGCACCAGCGTCAATCGCTCCTCGGCCGAGGACCAGCTGTTCAAGCGCGGCGAAAGCTTCCGCATTCCCGGCATTCAGGTCGACGGGATGGACGTGCTCGCGGCACGCGGCGCGGCCGAGGAAGCGCTCAAATGGGTGCGCGACGGCAAGGGACCGATCATCCTCGAGATGAAGACCTATCGCTATCGCGGCCACTCGATGTCCGATCCTGCAAAGTATCGCAGCCGTGAGGAAGTCCAGTCGATCCGGGAAAAATCCGATCCGATCGAACATGCCAAGCGCGACCTGGAGGCCGTCGGCGTCAAGGAAGACGAGCTCAAGACGCTCGAAAAGGAAATCCGCAAGATCGTGAACGAAGCCGCCGATTTCGCCGAAACCACGCCCGAGCCCGATGCGGGCGAACTCTATACCGACGTGCTGGTGGAGAAATATTGA
- a CDS encoding pyruvate dehydrogenase complex E1 component subunit beta produces MAVEIKMPALSPTMEEGTLAKWLVKEGDTVSAGDIMAEIETDKATMEFEAVDEGTIAKILVEAGTDNVKVGTVIAMLAEEDEDAADVEAPAPAAEKPAQAEKAAESEAPKAKEDKTGAQQLADRKPVSGDPEVPEGTEMVKTTIREALRDAMAEEMRADPRVFIMGEEVAEYQGAYKVTQGLLEEFGGKRVIDTPITEYGFAGVGTGAAMGGLKPIVEFMTFNFAMQAIDHIINSAAKTNYMSGGQMRCPIVFRGPNGAAARVGAQHSQNYGPWYASVPGLIVIAPYDAADAKGLLKAAIRSEDPVVFLENELMYGRTFEVPQMDDFVLPIGKARIVRPGGDVTLVSYSIGVGVALEAAETLAGEGIEAEVVDLRTLRPLDKETVLASLKKTNRMVVVEEGWPTCSIASEITTIAMEEGFDDLDAPVLRVTNADVPLPYAANLEKMALVDAESVVKAVKKVTYTG; encoded by the coding sequence ATGGCCGTTGAAATCAAAATGCCGGCGCTCTCGCCCACGATGGAGGAAGGCACGCTCGCCAAATGGCTGGTGAAGGAAGGCGACACTGTCTCGGCCGGCGACATCATGGCGGAAATCGAGACCGACAAGGCGACGATGGAGTTCGAAGCCGTCGATGAAGGCACGATCGCCAAAATCCTGGTCGAAGCGGGTACCGACAATGTGAAGGTGGGCACCGTCATTGCGATGCTCGCCGAAGAGGATGAGGACGCCGCGGACGTGGAAGCGCCGGCGCCCGCCGCCGAAAAGCCCGCCCAGGCGGAAAAGGCGGCCGAATCCGAAGCGCCCAAGGCCAAGGAAGACAAGACCGGCGCCCAGCAGCTGGCCGACCGCAAGCCGGTCTCGGGCGATCCCGAAGTGCCTGAGGGCACCGAAATGGTTAAAACCACCATCCGCGAAGCGCTGCGCGACGCGATGGCCGAGGAAATGCGCGCCGATCCGCGCGTCTTCATCATGGGCGAGGAAGTCGCCGAGTATCAGGGCGCGTACAAGGTGACGCAGGGCCTGCTCGAGGAATTCGGCGGCAAGCGCGTGATCGACACGCCGATCACCGAATATGGCTTTGCCGGTGTCGGCACGGGCGCGGCGATGGGCGGCCTCAAGCCGATCGTCGAGTTCATGACGTTCAACTTCGCGATGCAGGCGATCGACCACATCATCAATTCGGCCGCGAAGACCAACTACATGTCGGGCGGCCAGATGCGCTGCCCGATCGTGTTCCGCGGTCCCAATGGCGCCGCCGCGCGCGTCGGCGCGCAGCATAGCCAGAATTACGGCCCCTGGTATGCCAGCGTGCCGGGGCTGATCGTGATCGCGCCTTATGACGCCGCCGACGCCAAGGGGCTCCTCAAGGCCGCGATCCGCAGCGAGGACCCGGTGGTCTTCCTCGAAAACGAGTTAATGTACGGCCGCACGTTTGAAGTGCCGCAGATGGATGATTTCGTGCTGCCGATCGGCAAGGCGCGGATCGTGCGACCGGGCGGCGACGTGACGCTCGTCTCCTATTCGATCGGCGTCGGTGTCGCGCTGGAGGCTGCCGAGACACTGGCGGGCGAGGGGATCGAGGCGGAAGTCGTCGACTTGCGCACGCTGCGTCCGCTCGACAAGGAGACAGTGCTCGCGAGCCTGAAGAAGACCAACCGCATGGTCGTGGTCGAGGAAGGCTGGCCGACCTGCTCGATCGCCAGCGAGATCACGACGATCGCGATGGAAGAAGGCTTTGACGATCTCGATGCGCCGGTGCTTCGCGTAACCAATGCCGATGTGCCGCTGCCCTATGCCGCCAATCTGGAGAAGATGGCGCTGGTCGACGCCGAAAGCGTCGTCAAGGCAGTGAAGAAGGTGACCTACACCGGCTAG
- the eno gene encoding phosphopyruvate hydratase, producing the protein MTAIIDLHARQILDSRGNPTVEVDVLLEDGSFGRAAVPSGASTGAHEAVEKRDGDKSRWMGKGVEQAVDAVNGEIAEAVIGMEAEDQVDLDMAMIELDGTANKGRIGANAILGVSLAAAKAAADARGLPLYRYVGGVSAMTLPVPMMNIINGGEHADNPIDFQEFMVMPVGAENIVEAVRCGSEIFHTLKKKLHDRGLSTSVGDEGGFAPALNSTTDALDVILASIEAAGYKPGDDVMLALDCASTEFFKDGAYVMEGEGKTLSPADMADYLADLVDKYPILSIEDGMAEDDFEGWKLLTDKIGDKVQLVGDDLFVTNPKRLGQGIKDGLANSLLVKVNQIGTLTETLEAVTMAQRASYTAVMSHRSGETEDATIADLAVATNCGQIKTGSLARSDRLAKYNQLIRLEEELGDAAIYAGRSILR; encoded by the coding sequence GTGACCGCAATCATCGACCTTCACGCACGCCAGATTCTCGACAGCCGGGGCAATCCCACGGTGGAAGTCGATGTGCTGCTCGAAGACGGCAGCTTTGGCCGTGCCGCAGTGCCTTCGGGCGCTTCCACGGGCGCGCATGAAGCCGTTGAAAAGCGCGACGGCGACAAGAGCCGCTGGATGGGCAAGGGTGTCGAACAGGCGGTCGATGCCGTGAACGGCGAGATCGCCGAAGCCGTGATCGGCATGGAAGCCGAGGACCAGGTCGATCTCGACATGGCGATGATCGAACTGGACGGTACGGCGAACAAGGGCCGGATCGGTGCCAATGCGATTCTGGGCGTCAGCCTGGCCGCGGCGAAGGCGGCGGCGGATGCGCGCGGACTGCCGCTCTATCGCTATGTCGGCGGGGTTTCGGCGATGACGCTGCCGGTGCCGATGATGAACATCATCAACGGCGGCGAACATGCCGACAATCCGATCGATTTCCAGGAATTCATGGTGATGCCGGTCGGCGCGGAAAATATTGTCGAGGCGGTTCGCTGCGGCTCGGAAATTTTCCACACGCTGAAAAAGAAGCTGCACGATCGCGGGCTTTCGACCTCGGTGGGCGACGAAGGCGGCTTCGCGCCGGCGCTCAATTCCACCACTGACGCGCTCGACGTGATTCTCGCCTCGATCGAAGCGGCCGGATACAAGCCGGGCGACGACGTGATGCTCGCGCTCGACTGCGCCTCGACCGAATTCTTCAAGGACGGCGCCTATGTGATGGAAGGTGAGGGCAAGACTCTTTCCCCGGCCGACATGGCCGACTATCTCGCCGATCTGGTCGACAAATATCCGATCCTCTCGATCGAGGACGGCATGGCCGAGGATGATTTCGAAGGCTGGAAGCTGCTGACCGACAAGATCGGCGACAAGGTTCAGCTCGTCGGCGACGACCTGTTCGTCACCAATCCAAAGCGGCTGGGGCAGGGGATCAAGGACGGTCTCGCCAATTCGCTGCTGGTGAAGGTCAATCAGATCGGCACGCTCACCGAAACGCTCGAGGCCGTGACGATGGCGCAGCGCGCGTCCTACACCGCCGTCATGTCGCACCGTTCGGGCGAGACCGAGGATGCGACGATCGCCGACCTGGCGGTCGCCACCAATTGCGGACAGATCAAGACCGGCAGCCTCGCCCGTTCGGACCGGCTGGCCAAATATAACCAGTTGATCCGCCTCGAAGAGGAGCTGGGGGATGCAGCCATCTACGCGGGACGTTCGATCCTGCGCTGA
- a CDS encoding phage holin family protein, whose protein sequence is MASNQPEEESIGALIARLVEDGKSYGRAEFDYYRTLASQRFAIARNGLIAGAIAAVLGFATLIALLVGLILTLATFMHAGLATLLVIGGCCVAIYFLAMFARDKITAALKPRNGRRP, encoded by the coding sequence GTGGCATCGAATCAGCCCGAAGAGGAAAGTATCGGAGCGCTGATCGCGCGACTGGTCGAGGACGGCAAAAGCTATGGCCGCGCCGAGTTCGACTATTATCGCACGCTGGCGTCGCAACGTTTCGCGATTGCGCGCAATGGCCTGATCGCAGGCGCGATCGCGGCGGTGCTCGGCTTCGCAACGCTGATTGCGCTGCTGGTCGGGCTGATCCTGACGCTGGCCACGTTCATGCATGCCGGGTTGGCGACGTTGCTCGTCATCGGCGGGTGCTGCGTTGCGATCTATTTCCTGGCCATGTTCGCCCGCGACAAGATCACTGCCGCGCTGAAACCGCGCAACGGAAGACGACCA